The following are from one region of the Stanieria sp. NIES-3757 genome:
- a CDS encoding diguanylate cyclase/phosphodiesterase with PAS/PAC sensor has protein sequence MSINDGCDNRCGLYRELEQQVQERTIQLKRVISELKQEISKHKQTQKQLFHQVLHDALTGLPNRKLFMEHLQKALQRSKRNQNYLFAVLFIDLDRFKIINDSLGHGVGDRLLIAIAHLLKQYSRDVDTVARLSGDEFALLLDDLKDSSDAVEIAERILEKISSPIALNERKVFTGASIGIALSSATYQNGNELLRDADIAMYRAKSQGKGRYAVFDRQMYIQTLHLSQLETDLRFALERQEFIVHYQPIISLKTGQLEGFEALLRWQHPEKGLIYPSEFIALAEDTGLIVPIGEWLLREVCSQLRSWQLQFPAAVSLQISVNLSSRQIQQFDFIDKLDEILSQTGLQGEYLRLELTETMLMNRGEKTLELLSQIKAKKIQLSIDDFGTGYSSLSYLHRFPIDSLKIDRSFVNSSDSKHKKLEIVSTIITLAHSLEIKAIAEGVETLERLNQLKNWGCDEAQGYLFSKPVDVRLAESFIALPIDNSKLHYTKQ, from the coding sequence ATGTCTATAAACGACGGTTGTGACAATAGATGTGGTTTATACAGAGAACTAGAACAACAAGTACAAGAAAGAACAATACAATTAAAACGAGTCATCAGCGAACTCAAGCAAGAAATTAGCAAACACAAACAAACACAAAAGCAACTTTTTCACCAAGTTTTACACGATGCCTTAACAGGTTTACCCAATCGTAAGTTGTTCATGGAGCATCTGCAAAAAGCACTTCAACGCAGCAAAAGAAATCAAAATTACTTATTTGCAGTTTTATTTATCGATCTCGATCGCTTCAAAATTATCAACGACAGTTTGGGACATGGTGTTGGCGACCGACTGTTAATCGCGATCGCCCATTTATTAAAACAATATTCTCGTGATGTCGATACTGTTGCTCGTTTAAGCGGTGATGAATTTGCCCTTCTACTCGACGATCTTAAGGATAGTAGCGATGCGGTCGAGATCGCCGAGAGAATTTTAGAAAAAATCTCTTCTCCGATTGCTTTGAATGAGCGTAAAGTTTTTACTGGTGCAAGCATTGGCATTGCTTTGAGTTCGGCAACTTACCAAAATGGGAACGAATTGCTGCGAGATGCAGATATTGCCATGTATCGGGCAAAATCTCAAGGAAAAGGACGCTATGCAGTTTTTGATCGCCAAATGTATATTCAAACACTCCATCTATCACAATTAGAAACAGACTTGCGCTTTGCTTTGGAACGTCAAGAGTTTATCGTTCACTATCAACCGATAATATCCCTAAAAACGGGTCAACTTGAGGGTTTTGAGGCACTGCTACGCTGGCAGCATCCAGAAAAAGGATTAATTTACCCTAGTGAATTTATCGCGCTCGCGGAAGATACGGGTTTAATCGTGCCTATCGGCGAATGGTTATTACGAGAAGTTTGTTCCCAACTTCGTAGTTGGCAACTTCAATTTCCCGCTGCTGTATCTCTTCAAATAAGCGTTAATCTCTCCAGCAGACAAATTCAACAATTCGATTTCATTGACAAATTAGACGAAATTTTGAGCCAAACTGGCTTACAAGGCGAATATCTCCGCTTAGAACTTACTGAAACCATGCTTATGAATCGAGGTGAAAAGACGCTCGAACTTCTGTCACAAATAAAAGCTAAAAAAATTCAATTAAGTATCGATGACTTCGGTACGGGATATTCATCTTTAAGTTATTTGCATCGTTTTCCCATTGATTCTCTAAAAATCGATCGCTCTTTTGTTAATTCGAGCGATAGCAAACACAAAAAGCTTGAAATAGTTAGTACCATTATTACTCTGGCGCATTCTTTAGAAATTAAAGCGATCGCTGAAGGAGTAGAAACATTGGAGCGATTAAATCAATTAAAAAATTGGGGATGCGATGAAGCTCAAGGATACTTGTTTTCTAAACCCGTTGACGTTCGGTTAGCCGAATCTTTCATCGCGCTACCAATCGACAATAGTAAATTGCACTATACGAAACAATAA
- a CDS encoding tetratricopeptide TPR_2, giving the protein MKNLLRLIEHKKAYLATGLLIGISCFGGTSPALAADPFRSENTRDIGEHTESAFKIIFLQGNYKTVGQELTLAESKEANEPLVYAMKASLAYTEEDWETLKKYALKTLEKAQALQNLDPVRGNLYLAVGHFLDGAYIYEKEGPVGAINKLQLVFKFLDAAEANDPNDPELNLIKGYMDLLLAVNLPFSSPEQAIARFEKFAAPNYLVDRGLAVAYRDLDKYDRALEFVERALGLAPENPELFYLKGQILRKIGKNKEDVSILQDAWNHFNHANSKSAQLPKFVTESLGREMRQTQEKIAEIQANTASKSKN; this is encoded by the coding sequence ATGAAAAATCTTCTTCGGTTAATCGAGCATAAAAAAGCTTATTTAGCTACAGGTTTACTGATTGGAATAAGTTGTTTTGGCGGAACTTCTCCAGCATTAGCAGCCGATCCTTTTAGAAGTGAAAATACTCGTGATATTGGCGAACATACTGAATCTGCATTCAAAATTATTTTTTTACAAGGCAATTATAAAACAGTCGGGCAAGAATTAACTTTAGCAGAATCTAAAGAAGCTAATGAACCTCTCGTCTATGCTATGAAAGCTTCTTTAGCTTATACCGAAGAAGATTGGGAAACTCTGAAAAAATACGCTCTCAAAACTCTAGAAAAAGCTCAGGCATTACAAAATCTCGATCCAGTTAGAGGCAATCTTTATTTAGCCGTCGGACATTTTCTCGATGGAGCTTATATATACGAAAAAGAAGGGCCTGTAGGAGCAATTAATAAATTACAGTTAGTTTTTAAATTCCTTGATGCTGCTGAGGCAAACGATCCTAACGATCCAGAATTAAATTTAATTAAAGGATATATGGATTTATTACTAGCAGTTAATCTACCTTTTTCTAGTCCAGAACAAGCTATCGCGCGCTTTGAAAAATTTGCTGCCCCTAATTATTTAGTAGATCGAGGATTGGCAGTAGCTTATCGAGATTTAGATAAATATGACCGCGCTTTAGAATTTGTCGAGCGAGCATTAGGTCTCGCGCCAGAAAATCCCGAACTTTTTTATCTTAAAGGTCAAATTTTAAGAAAAATTGGCAAAAACAAAGAGGATGTTTCGATTTTACAAGATGCTTGGAATCATTTTAATCATGCTAATTCTAAATCAGCCCAATTACCTAAATTTGTTACCGAATCTTTGGGACGGGAAATGCGACAAACTCAAGAAAAAATTGCAGAAATTCAAGCAAATACTGCAAGTAAATCTAAAAATTAA
- a CDS encoding ABC transporter related yields the protein MLSLKNLVYHPTATPIPILKKINLELAPQELGLIIGPSGSGKTTLLEILAGLAERTGGDIYWRTQELTAIHLQQLAGIVFQFPERHFCGSTILEELRLGHPELGTERVKEALSEVGLDHLSFQTSPHDLSGGQQRRLALAVQLIRQPNILMLDEPTAGLDWSMRIQLTKLLAKLKEHWTLLVVTHDAGELAKIADRIWKIDHGELKSIDPGSLNNPQL from the coding sequence ATGCTTTCTCTTAAAAACCTGGTTTATCATCCGACAGCTACACCTATTCCCATTCTGAAAAAAATTAATTTAGAATTAGCCCCTCAAGAATTAGGCTTAATTATTGGACCTAGCGGTTCTGGAAAAACTACTCTACTAGAAATTTTAGCAGGGCTGGCAGAGAGAACAGGAGGAGATATTTACTGGCGTACTCAAGAACTTACTGCAATCCACTTACAACAATTAGCAGGGATTGTGTTTCAGTTTCCCGAAAGGCATTTTTGTGGTAGTACCATTTTAGAAGAATTACGTTTAGGTCATCCCGAATTAGGAACTGAAAGGGTTAAAGAAGCTTTGAGCGAAGTAGGGTTAGATCATCTTTCTTTTCAAACTTCTCCTCACGATCTTAGTGGTGGACAACAACGCCGTTTAGCTTTAGCAGTTCAATTAATTCGTCAACCAAATATTTTGATGTTAGATGAACCAACGGCAGGCTTAGATTGGTCAATGCGGATACAGTTGACCAAACTACTGGCAAAACTAAAAGAACATTGGACATTACTAGTTGTAACTCATGATGCTGGTGAATTGGCAAAAATTGCTGATCGCATTTGGAAAATTGACCACGGTGAATTAAAATCTATCGATCCAGGTAGCTTGAACAATCCACAACTATGA
- the gidB gene encoding glucose-inhibited division protein B: MRETNPENLPEMSEIWQKTLQWQPNNRQQQYFIQIYQEIIQGNRKLNLTRITSPEEFWEKHLWDSLAGLLDFPLDTHPKLNVIDIGTGGGFPGLPMAVVFPHWQVTLLDSTRKKIAFLSNLASKIGLTNVKTLVARAEVIGQQLQHRETYDLATIRAVGTASVCAEYALPLVKLGGLAILYRGHWQAEDTEALESVASELGSKIEAIAALTTPITHSIRHCIYLRKHSPTPKQYPRAVGVPNQQPL; the protein is encoded by the coding sequence ATGAGGGAAACCAATCCAGAGAATTTGCCAGAAATGTCAGAAATTTGGCAAAAAACCCTACAATGGCAGCCCAATAATCGACAACAACAATACTTTATTCAGATTTATCAAGAAATTATTCAAGGTAACCGCAAACTCAATCTGACTAGGATTACTTCGCCTGAAGAGTTTTGGGAAAAACATCTTTGGGATTCTTTGGCAGGTTTATTAGATTTTCCCCTAGATACTCATCCGAAACTCAATGTGATTGACATTGGCACAGGAGGAGGATTTCCAGGGTTACCGATGGCTGTAGTATTTCCCCACTGGCAAGTTACTCTGTTAGATTCGACCAGGAAAAAAATCGCTTTTTTAAGCAATTTAGCTAGTAAGATTGGTCTTACTAATGTAAAAACGTTAGTAGCCAGAGCAGAAGTAATCGGACAACAACTACAACATCGAGAAACTTACGATTTGGCAACTATTAGAGCAGTAGGAACAGCTTCGGTTTGTGCTGAATATGCCCTACCCTTAGTAAAATTGGGTGGTTTAGCCATACTTTATCGTGGACACTGGCAAGCAGAAGATACTGAAGCTTTAGAATCAGTCGCTAGTGAGTTGGGTAGTAAAATTGAAGCGATCGCAGCTTTAACTACTCCGATTACTCATAGCATTCGTCACTGTATTTATTTACGCAAGCATTCTCCTACTCCCAAGCAATATCCCCGTGCCGTTGGTGTACCAAATCAGCAACCGCTTTGA
- the petJ gene encoding cytochrome c6, with protein sequence MDEQSTINKELMNLRSMNVKKIVIIGMIISIYWLIYPHHSVFASDLDTGAKIFEVNCAGCHLHGGNIVRRGKNLKQKTLQKNKLDSVEAIASLVTHGKNNMPAYQDRLELAEIEAVANYVLQQAQAGWK encoded by the coding sequence GTGGACGAACAATCGACCATTAACAAAGAACTTATGAATTTAAGAAGTATGAATGTAAAGAAAATTGTAATTATTGGGATGATTATTTCAATTTATTGGTTAATTTACCCTCATCATTCCGTTTTTGCCTCAGATTTAGATACAGGAGCTAAGATTTTTGAAGTTAATTGTGCTGGTTGTCATCTTCACGGTGGCAATATTGTCCGTAGGGGGAAAAATTTAAAACAGAAGACATTACAAAAAAATAAACTAGATTCAGTAGAAGCGATCGCTTCGCTAGTCACTCATGGTAAAAATAATATGCCAGCCTATCAAGACCGTCTTGAGTTAGCAGAAATAGAAGCAGTAGCAAATTATGTTCTTCAACAAGCTCAAGCTGGCTGGAAATAA
- a CDS encoding prolipoprotein diacylglyceryl transferase: MMIFGFQFQSPGPILVELGPIAIRWYGFLIASAVLIGVTLCQYLAKRRGVNPDLLGDLTIWLVLAAIPCARLYYVLFEWEEYSQRPEDIIAIWKGGIAIHGAIIGGTIASIIFARLNKVSFWQLMDLVVPGLSLGQAIGRWGNFFNSEAFGRPTDLPWKLYIPPSRRPLDYLNYEYFHPTFLYESIWNLLVFVLLLSLFFWGLKNKGKLPVGALACIYLLSYSLGRVWIEGLRTDSLMLGPLRIAQIVSLSAIALSLLGLVWLYWWKRPLPDVVSSSRRTNG, from the coding sequence ATGATGATCTTTGGCTTTCAATTCCAGTCTCCTGGTCCAATTTTAGTTGAACTTGGTCCGATCGCTATTCGTTGGTATGGTTTTTTAATTGCTTCGGCGGTTTTAATTGGCGTAACTCTTTGTCAATATTTAGCCAAACGTCGCGGTGTCAATCCTGATTTGTTAGGAGATTTAACCATCTGGTTAGTGCTTGCTGCGATTCCCTGTGCCAGACTCTATTATGTTTTGTTTGAGTGGGAAGAATATTCCCAAAGACCAGAAGATATTATTGCAATTTGGAAAGGTGGCATTGCTATTCATGGAGCAATCATCGGTGGTACGATCGCATCAATTATTTTTGCTCGCCTCAATAAAGTTTCTTTTTGGCAATTAATGGATTTAGTTGTTCCTGGTTTAAGTTTAGGTCAGGCGATTGGAAGATGGGGTAACTTCTTTAACTCTGAAGCTTTTGGTCGTCCTACTGATTTACCTTGGAAACTGTATATTCCTCCTAGTCGTCGTCCATTAGACTATCTCAACTACGAATATTTTCATCCTACTTTTCTCTACGAATCGATTTGGAATTTATTAGTTTTTGTTTTGCTGTTGTCGCTGTTTTTTTGGGGATTAAAAAATAAAGGCAAGTTACCTGTCGGGGCATTAGCTTGTATTTATCTTCTTAGCTATAGTCTCGGTCGGGTTTGGATTGAAGGGTTACGAACTGATAGTTTGATGCTTGGACCCTTAAGAATTGCTCAAATTGTTAGTTTAAGCGCGATCGCTCTTAGTTTGTTAGGATTAGTTTGGCTTTATTGGTGGAAACGTCCTCTTCCTGATGTAGTCTCTTCTTCGCGTAGGACTAATGGCTAA
- a CDS encoding precorrin-4 C11-methyltransferase produces MANLNSFSDSQNSLKPGVYIIGAGPGDPELLTIKAYKILRQADVILYANSLVPKQMLQDVRPDAELIPTGNKTLEEIVPLMIERIKANLVVVRLHSGDLSLYSAINEQIQALAAAEISFELIPGISAFQAAAAKLSTELTIPELVQTIILTRVSGAASAVPESEELASLAAHQASLCLYLAARHVEVAQQKLLQHYPSDTPVAICYRLGWEDEQMWVVPLEEMVAVSQANNLIRTTLYLISPALQKASPSRSRLYHPQHSHLFRPR; encoded by the coding sequence ATGGCTAATTTAAATTCTTTTTCTGATTCTCAAAATTCTCTCAAACCTGGTGTTTATATTATCGGTGCGGGCCCTGGCGATCCTGAATTACTAACTATTAAAGCCTACAAAATTCTTCGACAAGCTGATGTAATTCTTTATGCTAATTCCTTAGTTCCCAAGCAAATGTTACAGGATGTTCGTCCTGATGCTGAATTAATTCCGACAGGTAATAAAACCTTAGAGGAAATTGTTCCTTTGATGATCGAGCGAATTAAAGCAAATTTAGTTGTAGTTCGACTTCATTCAGGTGATTTGAGTCTTTATAGTGCCATTAATGAACAAATACAAGCTTTAGCTGCTGCGGAAATTTCTTTTGAATTAATTCCAGGAATAAGTGCCTTTCAAGCTGCTGCTGCTAAACTAAGTACAGAATTAACTATACCTGAATTAGTCCAGACTATTATTTTAACGAGAGTCAGTGGTGCTGCTTCTGCTGTGCCTGAATCAGAAGAATTAGCTTCTTTAGCTGCCCATCAAGCTAGTTTATGTCTTTATTTAGCTGCCCGTCACGTTGAGGTTGCCCAACAAAAACTACTGCAACATTATCCTTCTGATACACCTGTCGCAATTTGTTATCGTCTTGGTTGGGAAGATGAACAAATGTGGGTAGTACCTTTAGAAGAAATGGTAGCTGTCTCACAAGCTAATAACTTGATCCGTACAACTTTATATTTGATTAGTCCTGCTTTACAAAAAGCTAGTCCAAGTCGTTCTCGTTTGTATCATCCTCAGCATTCCCATTTATTTCGCCCACGTTAA
- a CDS encoding Cytochrome bd ubiquinol oxidase, subunit I, which yields MEFLTDTVILSRLQFALTAIFHMLWPVLTTGMAIYLIVVEGLWLKTRNKNYYYHARFWSKLYVLNFGIGVASGIPMEFQFGTNWTPFSQAVGDFFGSVLGFEASMAFMLEAGFLGIMLFGWERVPPVVHYFATIMVALGANLSIFWILSANSWLQTPAGGQFIDGHFVVGDYFQAIFNPFMLNSVLHMFFATLETSLFVIGGISAWYILNQKNSEFFALSLKIVLAIAIAVTPLQIYIGHLSGEQVYHHQPTKLAAMEAQWETIPAGESPAWSAIALPNDRAEKNDWEISIPGLLSYILEIKPQLSEPVLGLKEYAPEDRPHQIGLIYYAFRIMIAIGFFLAGLMAVTTLQWLRGKLSPDKITQQRWLLRIWMLAAPLGYIAVESGWIVRCVGRQPWTVYGEIRTVDAASQLPASNVLTSLTVFAIVYSILFVFALYFGSRIIRIGPNFNLPVPGEEVAEELDTTPAEHRPDSRPVEAQQ from the coding sequence ATGGAGTTTTTAACTGACACAGTAATACTCTCACGCCTACAATTTGCCTTAACAGCTATTTTTCATATGCTTTGGCCAGTTTTGACTACTGGTATGGCAATTTATCTAATTGTGGTCGAGGGTTTATGGCTCAAAACTCGGAATAAAAATTATTATTATCACGCTCGTTTTTGGTCAAAACTATATGTTCTTAATTTTGGCATTGGGGTAGCGTCGGGAATTCCGATGGAATTTCAATTTGGTACGAACTGGACTCCTTTTTCCCAAGCTGTAGGAGATTTTTTCGGCTCTGTTTTAGGCTTTGAAGCTTCGATGGCGTTTATGCTTGAAGCTGGTTTTTTAGGCATTATGCTGTTTGGTTGGGAACGAGTTCCGCCTGTGGTGCATTATTTTGCCACAATCATGGTAGCTTTAGGAGCAAATTTATCTATTTTTTGGATTTTAAGTGCAAATTCTTGGTTGCAAACTCCTGCTGGAGGGCAATTCATTGACGGTCACTTTGTAGTAGGCGATTACTTCCAGGCAATTTTTAATCCTTTTATGCTCAATAGTGTTCTTCATATGTTCTTTGCAACTTTGGAGACTTCGTTATTTGTCATTGGCGGAATTAGTGCTTGGTACATTCTGAATCAAAAGAATTCCGAATTTTTTGCTCTTTCTCTAAAAATCGTTTTGGCGATTGCGATCGCGGTTACTCCTCTACAAATTTACATTGGACATTTAAGTGGCGAACAAGTTTATCATCACCAACCAACTAAATTAGCAGCGATGGAAGCTCAATGGGAAACAATTCCTGCGGGAGAATCTCCTGCTTGGAGTGCGATCGCTCTACCCAATGATCGAGCAGAAAAAAATGACTGGGAAATCTCTATTCCTGGTTTACTAAGCTACATCCTCGAAATCAAACCCCAACTATCCGAACCCGTTTTAGGTTTAAAAGAATATGCTCCAGAAGATCGACCTCATCAAATTGGGTTGATTTATTATGCCTTTAGAATCATGATCGCGATCGGCTTTTTTTTAGCTGGTTTGATGGCGGTAACAACCTTACAATGGTTACGAGGAAAGCTTTCACCAGACAAGATCACTCAACAACGCTGGTTACTTAGAATTTGGATGTTAGCTGCACCTTTAGGCTATATTGCCGTTGAATCTGGCTGGATTGTACGTTGTGTGGGTAGACAACCTTGGACGGTTTACGGAGAAATTCGCACGGTTGATGCTGCTTCTCAGTTACCTGCTAGTAATGTACTTACTTCTCTGACTGTTTTTGCGATTGTCTACAGTATTTTGTTTGTTTTCGCACTTTATTTTGGTAGTCGCATTATTCGGATTGGCCCTAACTTTAATTTACCTGTACCGGGAGAAGAAGTTGCTGAAGAATTAGATACTACGCCAGCCGAACATCGTCCCGATAGTCGTCCTGTAGAAGCACAACAATAG
- the cydB gene encoding cytochrome D ubiquinol oxidase chain II: MESLQYFLPQVWFFVLALFLFLYVMLDGFDLGVGILSITASTEERRGMLMTSLGNVWDANETWLVLMGGALFGAFPLAYGTILQALYIPVMVMIFGLIFRAVAFEFRENARTKVFWNIAFGGGSFLAALGQGFALGAILQGIAVDDAGHFIGGTWDWLSLRSLLTALTLIQGYVLIGSTYLITKTEGDLQATHYWTARISAVTTFIGAVYLTITTPIFSESARARLFDPPLVYIFALIPLLGALLIFLLLRSLYLKQERRPFVWTLLLFLVSFIGLGLVIFPYIIPTQITIYQAAASPSSLVFMIIFIGFLIPIMLAYNIYNYIVFRGKVVSIEPE; encoded by the coding sequence ATGGAATCTCTTCAATATTTTTTACCCCAGGTTTGGTTTTTTGTTTTGGCACTGTTTTTATTTCTTTATGTGATGTTAGATGGATTCGATTTGGGTGTAGGAATTCTCTCAATCACAGCCTCTACAGAAGAACGTCGCGGAATGTTAATGACTAGTTTGGGCAATGTTTGGGATGCTAATGAAACTTGGTTAGTTTTGATGGGTGGTGCTTTATTTGGTGCGTTTCCTTTGGCTTATGGCACAATTCTTCAGGCTTTATACATTCCCGTAATGGTGATGATTTTTGGTTTAATTTTTCGCGCCGTCGCTTTTGAATTTCGTGAAAATGCTAGAACTAAGGTATTTTGGAATATCGCTTTTGGTGGTGGTAGTTTTTTAGCTGCACTGGGACAAGGTTTTGCTCTGGGAGCAATTTTACAAGGTATTGCAGTAGATGATGCTGGACACTTTATTGGTGGAACTTGGGACTGGTTAAGCTTGCGATCGCTTTTAACTGCTTTAACTTTGATTCAGGGTTATGTTTTGATTGGTTCGACTTATCTGATTACAAAAACAGAGGGAGATTTACAAGCTACTCATTATTGGACTGCTAGAATTTCGGCAGTAACGACTTTTATCGGTGCAGTTTATTTAACCATTACCACTCCAATATTTTCTGAAAGCGCGCGAGCCAGATTGTTTGATCCTCCCTTAGTTTATATCTTTGCTTTAATTCCTTTATTGGGAGCTTTGTTAATCTTTTTGCTGCTCAGAAGTCTTTATTTAAAGCAAGAAAGAAGACCGTTTGTCTGGACTTTATTGCTGTTTTTGGTGTCATTTATTGGTTTGGGGTTAGTTATTTTTCCCTATATCATTCCGACTCAAATTACAATTTACCAAGCTGCTGCCAGTCCTAGCTCTTTGGTGTTTATGATTATTTTTATCGGTTTTTTAATTCCTATTATGCTGGCTTACAACATCTATAACTATATTGTGTTTCGAGGCAAAGTTGTTAGTATTGAGCCAGAATAA
- a CDS encoding DNA repair protein RecN encodes MLLGLRISNFALIDRLELDFDRGLNVLTGETGAGKSIILDAIDVALGGKVNHRMIRAGCQRAIVEATFQVDSNLIEWLQLKELEPLDEDSVICSREISNNNGNLRSRCRVNGVVANRQLISELRDRLVEITAQGQTVNLLIPEMQRELLDLYGGKSLLKQREQVTASYAICLQTKQALEKRRQSEQERLQRQDILSYQIKELQEAELGEEDELEQLEQERDRLSHVVDLQKLSYRTYQILYQNDTEEPAAADLLAQAESTLLEMVDYDRDLDAILEMVRSGINQIVEAGQQINSYGEGLEADPERLTEVEERIRVLKRICRKYGPNLADAIAYYQQLQQELAELNDSGQSIEVLEAEYQTAQANYNQLASQLTQLRKTAAKKLEKQLVKELKPLAMAKVVFECRLIPIAATAKGIDKVVFYFSPNAGEEVQPLSIIASGGEMSRFLLALKACFSDAENNSSTLIFDEIDAGVSGKVAQAIAEKLHQLSQQHQVLCVTHQPLIAAMADIHFKVEKQIIEESLASYSVQNGDSSLPDLRTVVRIQTLENHFMRREELAQLTGGHSADEAVSFADSLLNKAANYRQQQTQTS; translated from the coding sequence ATGCTATTAGGTCTAAGAATTAGTAATTTTGCTTTAATTGACCGTCTAGAATTAGATTTTGACCGAGGTTTAAATGTTCTGACGGGTGAAACTGGAGCAGGAAAATCAATTATTCTCGATGCGATTGATGTGGCGTTGGGTGGTAAAGTTAATCATCGGATGATTCGTGCTGGTTGTCAGCGTGCGATTGTTGAAGCAACTTTCCAGGTAGACTCTAATCTGATCGAGTGGCTACAACTAAAAGAACTAGAGCCTTTAGATGAAGATAGTGTCATTTGTAGTCGAGAAATTAGCAATAATAATGGTAATCTCCGTTCTCGTTGTCGGGTTAATGGAGTAGTTGCTAATCGTCAGTTAATTAGTGAATTGCGCGATCGCTTGGTAGAAATTACCGCTCAAGGACAAACTGTTAATCTGTTAATTCCTGAAATGCAAAGGGAATTGTTGGATTTATATGGTGGTAAATCTTTACTAAAACAGCGCGAACAAGTAACTGCTAGTTATGCAATTTGCTTACAAACCAAACAAGCTTTAGAAAAACGCCGTCAATCGGAGCAAGAGCGATTACAAAGACAAGATATCTTATCTTATCAAATTAAAGAATTACAAGAAGCCGAATTAGGTGAAGAAGACGAATTGGAACAACTCGAACAAGAACGCGATCGCTTATCCCATGTGGTAGATTTACAAAAGCTTAGTTATCGTACTTATCAAATCCTTTATCAGAATGATACAGAAGAACCAGCAGCAGCCGATTTATTAGCTCAAGCGGAATCTACTTTACTAGAAATGGTTGATTATGACCGCGATTTAGACGCTATTTTAGAAATGGTTCGCTCAGGAATTAATCAAATCGTTGAGGCAGGACAACAAATTAATAGCTATGGGGAAGGATTAGAAGCAGATCCAGAGCGTCTGACAGAAGTAGAAGAAAGAATTAGAGTATTAAAACGTATTTGCCGTAAATACGGCCCCAATTTAGCCGATGCGATCGCTTATTACCAACAACTTCAACAAGAGTTAGCCGAACTTAATGATAGTGGTCAATCGATTGAAGTTTTAGAAGCAGAATATCAAACCGCACAGGCTAATTATAATCAACTTGCTAGTCAATTAACTCAATTACGTAAAACTGCTGCCAAAAAACTCGAAAAACAGTTAGTTAAAGAACTAAAACCCTTGGCGATGGCTAAAGTTGTCTTTGAATGTCGTTTAATTCCAATTGCAGCTACAGCCAAAGGCATAGACAAAGTTGTGTTTTATTTTAGTCCCAATGCTGGAGAAGAAGTCCAACCCCTTTCCATTATTGCCTCTGGTGGGGAGATGAGTCGTTTTCTCTTGGCATTAAAAGCCTGTTTCTCCGATGCAGAAAATAATTCTAGCACCCTAATCTTTGATGAAATCGATGCAGGAGTATCAGGAAAAGTAGCTCAAGCGATCGCAGAAAAACTACACCAACTAAGTCAACAACATCAAGTTTTATGCGTTACCCATCAACCTTTGATTGCTGCGATGGCGGATATTCATTTTAAAGTAGAAAAACAGATTATTGAAGAATCTTTGGCAAGTTATTCTGTACAAAATGGAGATTCTTCTTTGCCAGATCTGCGTACCGTAGTCAGAATTCAAACGTTAGAAAATCATTTCATGCGTCGAGAGGAATTAGCTCAATTAACTGGTGGACATTCTGCCGATGAAGCTGTTTCTTTTGCCGATTCTCTTCTTAATAAAGCTGCCAATTACCGTCAGCAACAAACTCAAACTAGTTAA